A region of Deltaproteobacteria bacterium DNA encodes the following proteins:
- a CDS encoding uroporphyrinogen-III synthase: MPQKLNGQRIALFESRLAEEISALVRRCGGVPVCVPAVREHRRSAGREMAAVLDRVRAEPSPVFVFSTGVGASALFGEARALGREAELRDAILRGLAVCRGPKPVAALHKEGITASIRARSPYTTEEFIDALAQVDVRRRMVVLTHYGEKNPPLVVALVSRGARLFELMLYEWELPEDTGPLARVIEELEGGAFAAAAFTTQIQARNLMAVAGDVGRKEGLLAALRSRVLVAAVGPTCARVLKELGIPPQVMPESPKMAAMIRALVGRLAEGSPQ, translated from the coding sequence ATGCCGCAGAAGCTGAACGGACAGCGCATCGCGCTCTTCGAGTCCCGGCTCGCCGAGGAGATCTCCGCGCTCGTGCGTCGCTGCGGAGGCGTGCCGGTCTGCGTTCCGGCGGTGCGCGAGCATCGCCGCTCCGCGGGACGCGAGATGGCCGCGGTGCTCGACCGGGTACGGGCCGAGCCGTCCCCGGTATTCGTCTTTTCCACCGGAGTGGGAGCTTCCGCTCTGTTTGGCGAAGCGCGCGCGCTGGGACGGGAGGCGGAACTGCGCGATGCCATCCTGCGCGGTCTCGCGGTGTGCCGCGGGCCCAAGCCGGTCGCGGCGCTGCACAAGGAAGGCATCACAGCTTCGATCCGGGCGCGCTCTCCGTATACGACGGAGGAATTCATCGACGCTCTGGCGCAGGTGGACGTCCGGAGACGGATGGTGGTGCTCACCCACTACGGCGAGAAGAACCCACCACTCGTCGTCGCGCTCGTGTCTCGCGGGGCGCGACTCTTCGAACTGATGCTCTACGAGTGGGAGCTGCCAGAGGACACGGGGCCGCTGGCCCGCGTCATCGAGGAGCTGGAAGGAGGAGCGTTCGCTGCCGCCGCATTCACCACGCAGATCCAGGCGCGGAATCTGATGGCGGTCGCGGGTGATGTTGGTCGCAAGGAGGGCCTGCTCGCTGCTCTGCGGTCGCGCGTCCTCGTCGCCGCCGTCGGTCCAACGTGCGCGCGGGTGCTCAAGGAGCTGGGCATTCCGCCACAGGTCATGCCCGAGTCTCCAAAGATGGCCGCCATGATCAGAGCGCTGGTCGGGCGTCTCGCCGAAGGAAGTCCCCAGTGA